DNA from Acidobacteriota bacterium:
CCCGCCCCGCCCGCANNNNNNNNNNGCCCGCGCCGCTGTCGAGGTACTCCCAGGCGAAGCGCGGGGTGCGGCGCCGGGCCCGCCGCCGCAGGTCCTCGACGGTCTGGTACTTGACCGAAGGGTCAGCCACGGCTCATCCTCGATCTGGCAGCGAAATGCTCGCTATGCGTGCACAACGCTGCCAGTTCCCGGCGGAAAGGGTCAGCCACGGGCTGGGGCCAGCACGTCTCCGAACAGGGCCAGCGACTGGGACCAGGCACGCTCCGCGGCGGCCTCGTTGTACGAATGCGCGTCCGGCCACGTGTAGGCGTGGTCGGCCCCGGGCAGTATGTCGACGGTGACCCGGTCGCCGAGGG
Protein-coding regions in this window:
- a CDS encoding dienelactone hydrolase family protein; amino-acid sequence: LGDRVTVDILPGADHAYTWPDAHSYNEAAAERAWSQSLALFGDVLAPARG